From one Novosphingobium sp. genomic stretch:
- a CDS encoding GtrA family protein, which translates to MLDWRSPAEWKRIFRYYQAGIINTLFGYGAFSLFLALGMNMYAAQIVSTVVGAMFNYVTYSRYAFAGHATSKWRFFLSYVVNYLLSLGILFLVAKAIASPYAAGLVTTVIVSAFNYLILRNLVFRSEQA; encoded by the coding sequence GTGCTCGATTGGCGCTCGCCTGCCGAATGGAAGCGGATCTTTCGGTATTACCAGGCCGGTATCATCAATACCCTGTTTGGTTATGGCGCCTTTTCGCTGTTCCTGGCGCTGGGCATGAACATGTATGCCGCGCAGATCGTCTCGACGGTGGTTGGGGCCATGTTCAACTATGTCACCTACAGCCGCTATGCATTTGCCGGGCATGCCACGTCGAAATGGCGTTTTTTCCTGTCCTATGTGGTGAACTATCTGCTGAGCCTGGGCATTCTGTTCCTGGTCGCCAAGGCGATCGCTTCACCCTATGCCGCAGGGCTGGTTACGACGGTGATCGTCTCGGCCTTCAATTACCTGATCCTGCGTAATCTGGTGTTCCGGAGCGAGCAGGCATGA
- a CDS encoding aminotransferase class I/II-fold pyridoxal phosphate-dependent enzyme, which produces MTALIEPFRAMQISLRAHELAAQGRRIIHMEFGQPSTSAPAAAIAAAHRVLDSDALGYWESRPLKERIARHYAETQGVTIRPEQVILTSGASPALVLALSSALAPGARVAMARPGYVAYRNTVRTLHMEAVELPCGADEGYQISAAALAALEPAPDAVIIASPANPTGTIIPPAELAAIAQVCHKRGIRIISDEIYHGLSYTGPTQTMLAHTQDALVVNSFSKYFSMPGWRLGWLVAPLDLVDAAYARMSNLFLTPHVLSQHAGLLAFDEKDELEGHIATYAQNRELMLAALPAMGLARIAPPDGAFYIWADIAHLTDDSIAFCTRLLEDTGVCTAPGVDFDPLEGHRFMRFSFAVSTALVEEAIALMVPWFAAQARR; this is translated from the coding sequence ATGACCGCCCTTATCGAACCCTTCCGCGCCATGCAGATCAGCCTGCGTGCTCATGAACTGGCAGCGCAGGGGCGCCGCATCATCCATATGGAGTTCGGCCAGCCCTCCACCAGCGCCCCTGCCGCCGCCATCGCCGCCGCGCATCGCGTGCTGGACAGCGACGCGCTGGGCTATTGGGAAAGCCGCCCGCTGAAGGAACGCATCGCCCGGCACTATGCCGAAACGCAAGGCGTCACCATCCGCCCGGAGCAGGTGATCCTGACCAGCGGCGCCTCGCCCGCGCTAGTGCTGGCGCTGTCGAGCGCTCTGGCCCCCGGCGCCCGCGTGGCAATGGCGCGGCCCGGCTATGTCGCCTATCGCAACACGGTGCGCACGCTGCATATGGAGGCGGTCGAACTGCCCTGCGGCGCGGATGAAGGCTATCAGATCAGCGCCGCCGCGCTTGCAGCGCTGGAGCCGGCCCCCGATGCGGTGATCATTGCCAGCCCCGCCAACCCCACCGGCACGATCATCCCGCCCGCCGAGCTGGCAGCGATTGCGCAGGTCTGCCACAAGCGCGGCATCCGCATCATCTCGGATGAGATCTACCATGGCCTGTCCTACACCGGCCCCACGCAGACCATGCTGGCGCATACGCAAGATGCTCTGGTGGTGAACAGCTTCTCCAAATATTTCAGCATGCCCGGCTGGCGGCTGGGCTGGCTGGTGGCGCCGCTCGATCTGGTCGATGCCGCCTATGCGCGGATGAGCAACCTGTTCCTCACCCCCCATGTGCTGAGCCAGCACGCGGGCCTGCTCGCCTTCGACGAGAAGGACGAGCTGGAAGGCCATATCGCCACCTATGCGCAGAACCGCGAATTGATGCTGGCCGCCCTGCCCGCGATGGGGCTGGCGCGCATCGCTCCGCCCGATGGCGCCTTCTACATCTGGGCCGACATCGCCCATCTGACCGATGACAGCATCGCCTTCTGCACCCGCCTGCTTGAGGACACCGGCGTCTGCACCGCACCGGGGGTGGATTTCGACCCGCTCGAAGGGCACCGCTTCATGCGCTTTTCCTTCGCGGTCTCGACCGCTCTGGTGGAGGAAGCCATCGCGCTGATGGTGCCTTGGTTCGCGGCGCAGGCCCGGCGCTGA
- a CDS encoding SLBB domain-containing protein: protein MLKSSAHLRGTLRCATAALALALTLSSGVHAQTLGSTTSGNDNRQNSNNNNNNNQGNGTSDPSMSDSSSSDTGSNPFGSLQTFQPKSLGGTAADGIAQEEMLRLQQSLLFRAQGNGENAKPTPPGEFEVYVASVLGRPLPRYGANLLVTAARDFSRPATVTVPPDYIIQPGDKVVIALNGSVTGSVQREVGTDGKIYLESVGAIKVAGLRNADLHEAIARAVGKQYSGYTVSVNLRELHGIRVYVTGLAAHPGAINVNNVTSLANAVLQTGGPAAGGSFRSIKLYRNGQEVADFDLYKLMRGGSRLDDVVLQNEDVIFIPPAGPQVAVIGSVNEEAIYETRPGESVADMLAAAGGPNTLADPARIVVYHQNDPQGQGPTQLSRAEAAGVPVRQGDILQMVSVGSLAMPTDHQKVLVRVEGEVRNPGVYYVEPGTNSGALLAMAGGLTANAYPYGTKFTRQSVKIQQQDAFREAIHQMQVVVAGTPLTSDSSVAVDQKNSQLAAAKELISRLEESKPDGRLVLDVAPMATNLPEDIVLQNNDALIVPRRENTVGVFGAVPRPTSFLLAADHPMEARDYIERAGGALRISDLRNTIIVRANGEVLSRHHQALKTKILPGDVVFVPVRTQASTFWPKFKDIAQMLFGLGLSAATIAVLAK from the coding sequence ATGTTGAAGAGCTCTGCCCACCTGCGTGGAACCCTGCGCTGCGCCACTGCAGCCCTGGCCCTTGCGCTGACCTTGTCGAGTGGTGTTCACGCCCAGACGCTTGGCAGCACCACAAGCGGGAACGACAATCGGCAGAACTCGAACAACAATAACAACAACAACCAGGGTAACGGTACATCCGACCCGAGCATGTCGGATTCCTCCTCGAGCGATACCGGGTCGAACCCTTTCGGATCGCTTCAGACGTTTCAGCCAAAGTCGCTGGGCGGGACAGCCGCGGACGGCATCGCGCAGGAAGAAATGCTTCGCCTGCAGCAGAGCCTGCTGTTCCGCGCGCAGGGCAATGGCGAGAATGCCAAGCCCACCCCTCCCGGTGAGTTCGAAGTCTATGTCGCCAGCGTGCTGGGGCGTCCCCTGCCGCGTTACGGCGCGAATTTGCTGGTGACGGCCGCGCGGGACTTTTCGCGTCCCGCAACGGTCACCGTGCCGCCTGACTACATCATCCAGCCCGGTGACAAGGTGGTGATCGCCCTGAATGGCTCGGTGACGGGCAGCGTGCAGCGCGAAGTGGGCACCGACGGCAAGATCTATCTCGAGAGCGTCGGCGCGATCAAGGTCGCCGGCCTGCGCAACGCCGATCTGCATGAAGCCATCGCCCGCGCGGTGGGCAAGCAGTACAGCGGCTACACGGTTTCGGTGAATCTGCGCGAGCTGCACGGCATCCGCGTCTATGTCACGGGGCTTGCCGCGCATCCCGGTGCGATCAACGTCAACAATGTCACCTCTTTGGCCAATGCCGTGCTGCAGACCGGCGGTCCGGCGGCCGGAGGCAGCTTCCGTTCGATCAAGCTGTATCGCAATGGGCAGGAAGTCGCCGACTTCGATCTGTACAAGCTGATGCGCGGTGGCAGCCGCCTGGACGATGTGGTGCTGCAGAATGAGGATGTCATCTTCATTCCGCCGGCTGGCCCCCAGGTCGCGGTGATCGGCAGCGTCAATGAAGAGGCGATCTACGAAACCCGTCCGGGCGAAAGCGTTGCCGACATGCTGGCGGCGGCAGGCGGCCCCAACACGCTGGCCGATCCGGCCCGTATCGTGGTCTATCATCAAAACGATCCGCAGGGGCAGGGCCCGACCCAGTTGAGCCGCGCCGAAGCCGCGGGCGTACCCGTCCGCCAGGGCGACATTCTCCAGATGGTTTCGGTGGGCAGCCTGGCCATGCCGACCGATCACCAGAAGGTTCTGGTGCGGGTCGAGGGCGAAGTCCGCAATCCCGGCGTCTATTACGTCGAGCCGGGCACGAATTCGGGCGCGCTGCTGGCGATGGCCGGCGGCCTGACTGCCAATGCCTATCCTTATGGCACCAAATTCACCCGCCAGAGCGTGAAGATCCAGCAGCAGGATGCCTTCCGCGAAGCGATCCATCAGATGCAGGTCGTGGTGGCCGGTACGCCGCTCACCTCGGATTCCTCGGTGGCCGTCGATCAGAAGAATTCGCAGCTCGCCGCCGCGAAGGAACTGATCAGCCGGCTTGAGGAAAGCAAGCCCGATGGTCGCCTGGTGCTCGACGTGGCGCCCATGGCCACCAATCTGCCCGAGGACATCGTGCTGCAGAACAACGATGCCCTGATCGTGCCGCGCCGTGAAAACACGGTGGGCGTGTTCGGTGCGGTTCCGCGTCCCACCTCGTTCCTGCTGGCGGCCGATCATCCGATGGAGGCGCGCGATTACATCGAGCGTGCCGGCGGTGCCTTGCGGATTTCCGACCTTCGCAACACCATCATCGTGCGCGCCAATGGCGAGGTGCTGTCGCGCCATCACCAGGCGCTCAAGACCAAGATTCTGCCCGGCGATGTCGTTTTCGTGCCGGTGCGCACCCAGGCCAGCACGTTCTGGCCCAAGTTCAAGGATATCGCGCAAATGCTGTTTGGCCTCGGCCTGTCGGCGGCGACGATCGCGGTGCTGGCGAAATGA
- a CDS encoding phosphatase PAP2 family protein, protein MDQPYDPRFAKLRLPLLSAPFIPGRVMVGAIGASVMVVAALLIHIDLMIDPAVPRFWTLSAWFVGLAVLRWLLRDAVGGGAEKLRDFAEYVLTFMGISLLGVLASYALAGSSQGFVDAELYHADRMLHFDWLALYHLVAASPLLQHLGQAAYSNIYITPAILFLSMAWHGEKASARHFLLTYWVAVVMTLLVFPLMPAKGALDFLTDGPVPYMPTSGRWQGLIIPELRAHSILKIDLGALQGLVCAPSFHTVSAVLYLAWAWKSPRLRWLLVPVNIAMLMATPIEGVHYLSDMILGAGVALLAIAAVNTWLRRQATLPGKLLATA, encoded by the coding sequence ATGGACCAGCCTTACGATCCGCGTTTCGCCAAGCTTCGCCTGCCTCTGCTGTCGGCGCCCTTTATTCCCGGCAGGGTGATGGTGGGCGCGATCGGGGCCAGCGTGATGGTGGTGGCCGCTCTGCTGATCCATATCGACCTGATGATCGATCCGGCCGTGCCGCGTTTCTGGACGCTGTCGGCATGGTTCGTGGGGCTGGCGGTGCTGCGCTGGCTGCTGCGCGACGCAGTGGGCGGCGGGGCCGAGAAGCTGCGCGATTTCGCCGAATATGTGCTGACCTTCATGGGCATCAGCCTGCTGGGCGTGCTGGCCAGCTATGCGCTGGCGGGGTCGTCGCAGGGCTTCGTCGATGCCGAGCTTTATCATGCCGACCGGATGCTGCATTTCGACTGGCTGGCGCTGTACCATCTGGTCGCGGCCTCTCCGCTGCTTCAGCATCTGGGGCAGGCGGCCTATTCGAACATCTACATCACCCCGGCGATCCTGTTCCTGTCGATGGCGTGGCATGGCGAGAAGGCCAGCGCGCGCCATTTCCTGCTGACCTATTGGGTGGCGGTGGTGATGACCCTGCTGGTCTTCCCGCTGATGCCCGCCAAGGGCGCGCTGGATTTCCTGACCGACGGGCCGGTGCCCTATATGCCGACCAGCGGGCGCTGGCAGGGGCTGATCATCCCCGAACTGCGCGCCCATTCGATCCTGAAGATCGATCTGGGGGCGCTGCAGGGTCTGGTCTGCGCGCCCAGCTTCCATACGGTGAGCGCGGTGCTTTACCTCGCCTGGGCATGGAAATCGCCCCGGCTGCGCTGGCTGCTGGTGCCGGTCAACATCGCCATGCTGATGGCAACGCCGATCGAGGGCGTGCATTATCTCTCGGACATGATTCTGGGCGCGGGGGTGGCGCTGCTGGCCATCGCGGCGGTGAACACATGGTTGCGGCGGCAGGCCACCCTGCCCGGCAAGCTGCTGGCCACCGCCTGA
- a CDS encoding aldo/keto reductase: MEYRPLGQTGMQVSAVCLGTMTWGSQNTQDEANAQIDFALDHGINFLDTAEMYPVTPVSIDTFGHTEAMIGNWLAQSGKRDKIVLASKVSGPARWYELRGGNRLDRRNIEEAIDGSLKRLKTDYLDLYQLHWPDRGVPMFGARGLQGLNDDAQVVPLEETLSVMADLVKAGKIRAVGLSNETPWGVGEALRLARDAGLPRVASIQNAYSLLNRTFEAGLSEFALREDVGLLAYSPLAAGYLSGKYLGGTVPAGSRLDVAKQFLRYVVPQEREATARYVGIAHALGLTPVQLALGFVYSRGFVTSSIIGATSVEQLKENIEGSLTRLPEEALKAIAEVYQILPDPCP, encoded by the coding sequence ATGGAATACCGTCCTCTCGGCCAGACCGGGATGCAGGTCAGCGCCGTCTGTCTTGGCACCATGACCTGGGGTTCGCAGAACACGCAGGATGAAGCCAATGCCCAGATCGACTTCGCGCTCGATCACGGCATCAACTTCCTCGACACCGCGGAGATGTATCCGGTCACTCCGGTCAGCATCGACACCTTCGGCCATACCGAGGCAATGATCGGCAACTGGCTGGCGCAGAGCGGCAAGCGCGACAAGATCGTGCTGGCCAGCAAGGTGTCGGGCCCGGCGCGCTGGTACGAGCTGCGCGGCGGCAACCGGCTGGACCGCCGCAACATCGAGGAAGCCATCGACGGCAGCCTGAAGCGGCTGAAGACCGATTACCTCGACCTCTATCAGCTTCACTGGCCCGATCGCGGCGTGCCGATGTTCGGCGCGCGCGGGCTGCAGGGGCTGAACGATGACGCGCAGGTGGTCCCGCTGGAAGAGACGCTGAGCGTGATGGCCGATCTGGTGAAGGCCGGAAAGATCCGCGCCGTGGGCCTGTCGAACGAGACGCCCTGGGGCGTGGGTGAGGCGCTGCGTCTGGCGCGTGATGCGGGTCTGCCGCGCGTGGCCTCGATCCAGAACGCCTATTCGCTGCTGAACCGCACCTTCGAGGCGGGCCTGTCGGAGTTCGCCCTGCGTGAGGATGTGGGCCTGCTGGCCTATTCGCCGCTGGCGGCGGGTTATCTGTCGGGCAAGTATCTGGGCGGCACGGTGCCCGCTGGATCACGGCTGGACGTGGCCAAGCAGTTCCTGCGCTATGTCGTGCCGCAGGAGCGCGAGGCGACCGCGCGCTATGTCGGCATCGCCCATGCGCTGGGGCTAACGCCGGTGCAACTGGCGCTGGGCTTTGTCTATTCGCGTGGCTTCGTGACCAGCTCGATCATCGGCGCGACCAGCGTGGAGCAGCTCAAGGAAAACATCGAGGGCAGCCTGACCAGACTGCCCGAAGAGGCCCTGAAGGCCATCGCCGAGGTCTATCAGATCCTGCCCGACCCCTGCCCTTAA
- a CDS encoding bile acid:sodium symporter family protein, producing MFARIKSALDPYILALLATVALASLLPARGAAATGFEWAANAGIVLLFFLHGAKLSREAIVAGAGHWRLHLAVMAVTFALFPLLGLAVKAIPGLPVLIASGMLFLTLLPSTVQSSIAFTSIARGNVAAAICSASFSNILGLVITPLLAGVLMGGAGAQLSIGSVEKIIAQLLLPFVAGHLLRPVVGGFVARHKQLVGYVDRGSILLVVYTAFSAAVAPPGGGLSIWHKLPLPQLGLILLLNVALLAVALASTWGLGRLLGFSREDQIVLLFCGSKKSLASGVPMAGVLFPPAAVGVVILPLMLFHQIQLMACAVIAKQLAGSHPGEED from the coding sequence ATGTTCGCGCGCATCAAATCTGCCCTTGATCCTTATATTCTTGCGCTGCTGGCCACTGTGGCGCTGGCCAGCCTGCTGCCTGCGCGCGGCGCGGCGGCGACAGGGTTCGAATGGGCGGCCAATGCGGGCATCGTGCTGCTGTTCTTCCTGCATGGCGCCAAACTGTCGCGAGAGGCCATTGTGGCGGGCGCCGGGCATTGGCGGCTGCATCTGGCGGTGATGGCGGTGACCTTTGCGCTCTTCCCGCTGCTGGGGCTGGCGGTGAAGGCGATTCCCGGCCTGCCGGTGCTGATCGCCAGCGGCATGCTGTTTCTGACGCTGCTGCCCTCCACAGTGCAGAGTTCGATTGCCTTTACCTCCATCGCGCGGGGTAATGTCGCGGCGGCGATCTGCTCGGCGTCGTTTTCGAACATTCTGGGGCTGGTGATCACGCCGCTGCTGGCGGGTGTGCTGATGGGCGGAGCTGGGGCGCAGCTTTCGATCGGCTCGGTGGAGAAGATCATCGCGCAATTGCTGCTGCCCTTTGTGGCGGGCCATCTGCTGCGCCCGGTGGTGGGCGGTTTTGTCGCGCGGCACAAGCAGTTGGTGGGCTATGTCGACCGCGGCTCGATCCTGCTGGTGGTGTACACGGCCTTCTCGGCGGCGGTGGCGCCTCCCGGTGGTGGCCTCAGCATCTGGCACAAGCTGCCGCTGCCGCAGTTGGGGCTGATCCTGTTGCTCAATGTGGCGTTACTGGCAGTCGCGCTGGCCTCGACCTGGGGGCTGGGCAGACTGCTGGGTTTCAGCCGCGAGGATCAGATCGTGCTGCTGTTCTGCGGCAGCAAGAAGAGCCTGGCCAGCGGCGTGCCCATGGCGGGCGTGCTGTTTCCGCCCGCCGCTGTCGGCGTGGTGATCCTGCCGCTGATGCTGTTCCACCAGATCCAGCTCATGGCCTGCGCGGTGATCGCCAAGCAACTGGCGGGGAGCCATCCGGGCGAGGAAGACTGA
- a CDS encoding glycosyltransferase family 2 protein, with product MTDRPDVSVVIACRNEEDNAEAIAAAVIEQLDTTGLRFDIIFIDNESQDRTVEIIRGMCARDSRIRLIVNTRNFGQMRSPTHGIYQAGGRSIISMCADFQDSPALLPEFVRRWQAGTDIVLGVRASEKSGFMLSVMRDMSYALQKRFGDYQIIPNATGFGIYDRRVVDSIRQLNEPQPFFRGLLVETGYSIETIEFQRPPRAGGRSNNNFFTLLDFALSGLAGSSKNLLRAPLYIAFFIGLLTAISLMGAVAAAFTGHSVQLWLFSAMLEGQFALLFAGLGLLGVQVALISERTRNQPLVLEHERINFPEDY from the coding sequence ATGACTGATCGTCCCGACGTCTCCGTTGTCATTGCCTGCCGCAATGAAGAGGACAATGCCGAGGCCATCGCCGCAGCCGTGATCGAGCAGCTCGACACCACCGGTTTGCGCTTTGACATCATCTTCATCGACAATGAATCGCAGGATCGCACGGTCGAGATCATTCGCGGCATGTGCGCCCGTGATTCGCGTATCCGGCTGATCGTGAACACCCGCAATTTCGGGCAGATGCGATCGCCCACCCATGGCATCTATCAGGCCGGTGGGCGCTCGATCATCTCGATGTGCGCCGATTTCCAGGATTCGCCGGCCCTGCTGCCCGAATTCGTGCGGCGCTGGCAGGCGGGCACGGACATCGTTCTGGGGGTGCGGGCCAGCGAGAAATCCGGCTTCATGCTCAGCGTGATGCGCGACATGTCCTATGCGCTGCAGAAGCGTTTCGGCGATTACCAGATCATCCCCAATGCCACCGGCTTCGGCATTTATGACCGCCGCGTGGTGGATTCGATCCGCCAGCTGAACGAGCCGCAGCCCTTTTTCCGGGGGCTGCTGGTGGAAACCGGCTATTCGATCGAGACCATCGAATTCCAGCGCCCGCCGCGGGCCGGGGGCCGCTCGAACAACAATTTCTTCACCCTGCTCGATTTCGCGCTCAGCGGCTTGGCGGGCTCATCCAAGAATCTGTTGCGTGCGCCCTTGTACATCGCCTTTTTCATCGGCCTGCTGACGGCGATTTCGCTGATGGGCGCCGTGGCGGCCGCTTTTACGGGCCATTCGGTGCAGCTCTGGCTGTTTTCGGCGATGCTGGAAGGGCAGTTTGCGCTGCTGTTCGCCGGGCTTGGGCTGCTGGGGGTGCAGGTCGCGCTGATTTCGGAGCGAACCCGCAACCAGCCGCTGGTGCTGGAGCATGAGCGCATCAACTTCCCCGAGGATTACTGA
- a CDS encoding sugar kinase, which produces MRVRKGHVVCFGEVMLRLATPPGRVIAAAQSLDLTIGGAEANVAVALTSLSHEAWFLGRVPDNALGAKARAAIAATGVDVRHFGAGPGRMGLYFLEIGASLRPSAITYDRAGSSFAVAKPEDFDFRAPLEGASLFHISGITAALNEGGAHLLRAGIDAAVALGVPISFDCNFRERLWGAWDSNPRDILMDLIADVNVLFGNHRDMTLLLDRPFSGDGPERRREAVQAAFDTFPKLEVMASTARTALTQTHHRLAARVDTRDEQFQTPEIEITDIFDRLGTGDAFTAGVLAAWLEGGNTQRMAELGLACNALKHSLQGDFFRLPRGEIEAFTGIGGDVRR; this is translated from the coding sequence ATGCGCGTTCGCAAGGGCCATGTGGTCTGCTTTGGTGAGGTGATGCTGCGTTTGGCCACGCCGCCTGGGCGAGTGATTGCAGCAGCTCAATCGCTGGATCTGACCATTGGCGGGGCGGAAGCCAATGTCGCCGTGGCCTTGACCTCCCTGAGCCATGAAGCCTGGTTTCTGGGCCGTGTGCCCGACAATGCGCTGGGCGCCAAGGCGCGCGCCGCCATTGCCGCGACGGGGGTGGACGTGCGCCATTTCGGCGCGGGCCCAGGCCGTATGGGGCTCTATTTCCTCGAGATCGGCGCCAGCTTGCGCCCTTCGGCCATCACCTATGATCGTGCGGGCAGCTCCTTCGCGGTTGCCAAGCCCGAGGACTTCGATTTCCGCGCCCCGCTTGAGGGCGCCAGCCTGTTCCATATCTCGGGAATCACCGCCGCGCTCAACGAAGGGGGCGCTCATCTGCTGCGCGCGGGGATCGATGCTGCCGTGGCGCTGGGCGTGCCGATCTCCTTCGACTGCAATTTCCGCGAAAGGCTGTGGGGGGCCTGGGACAGCAATCCGCGCGATATTCTGATGGACCTGATCGCCGATGTGAATGTCCTCTTCGGCAATCATCGGGACATGACGCTGCTGCTGGATCGTCCTTTCTCGGGCGATGGGCCGGAGCGGCGGCGGGAAGCGGTTCAGGCCGCCTTCGACACATTCCCCAAGCTGGAAGTCATGGCCTCGACCGCGCGCACGGCCCTGACGCAGACTCACCACCGTCTGGCCGCGCGCGTCGATACGCGCGATGAACAGTTCCAGACGCCGGAAATCGAGATCACCGATATTTTCGACCGGTTGGGCACGGGCGATGCCTTTACCGCCGGTGTGCTGGCCGCATGGCTGGAGGGGGGTAACACGCAGCGCATGGCTGAACTTGGCCTGGCCTGCAATGCGCTGAAGCATTCCTTGCAGGGCGATTTCTTCCGCCTGCCGCGGGGGGAGATCGAGGCCTTTACGGGCATCGGCGGCGACGTTCGCCGCTAA